From the bacterium genome, the window GTATTCACTTCCGGAATGGGTGTTAATTATGACATAGTCTGAGAGCGCGGCTGCTTCTGAGACAGTGGCATCAATGGCAGCACGATTCCACATGGCAAAACCAGGGCGCGATCGTCCGGCATCCAGGAATGGCTGGACGTTGTTGTAGGATCCAGTCCTGTCAGAGAAACTCAGCATTGCGAACGATATTCCATCATGCGACAGGAACCGGACTTGCCTCGCCAATTCATCGTTCATTCCTGAACCATTATGCACAATCCCGACGCTATCCAGAACCGCCATTGTCTCAAGCATCCCCGCTTCAAGATAGTCGTAGACATGGTTATTGGCAAGAGTGACGAAGTCAACGCCGGCATTCACAAGTCCGGCAACGTTTTCCGGTCTGGATTTGAATACGATTCCCTTCGTTGGATGTCGAACCGTTGCAGTCGTGAACGGACATTCCAGATTCATGCAGCAAAGGTCTGCCTCGCCCGTCCACTGCAACGTTGGTGCAAAAATCGTATCTACCCCCCAGCTTTCAATGATACCATTGTTGTTTTCGTAGCCGCGGCCTAAGATGACATCACCGGTGAATGAAAACCACGCTTCCCGGGACTCCGTGACCGGGGAATCCACAATTGCTTGAGTCAGCCAGACACAGCGTCCGTCTTGTGCGGATACCGAGAGGGTGACGGGATATCTGCCATTCGACCTGAATGAATGTTCGGGATTAATCTGCGCAGAGCGACTCCCGTCGCCAAAATCCCAGTTTAGGCGCAGCTCAGGGCTGTCAAGGTCGTAAATAAAGGAGCGAAATGCTATTCGAAAGCTGTCCGGTTCGCTGTCGGGAAGACGCGTCCATGAGAACTCCACGTGCGGAACAAGAGGCAGTGCATTCGTCACATCACGTATCTCGTCATATCGAACGACTCCGTCAATTGAAACCGTGTCATTGTCATTCACGAATCGCAATTCCGTAATGTTTGGAGCGTAACCGAATCGACCTTGCCAATCTTCACCGACCGGCAGCAGGAAATCAACCCACTCAAGGCTGTCGAAATAGCCTTCATAGGTTGTAATCCAGTTTAGTGATTGCGGAGCCTCCTTTCCCCAAAACACATAATAGAGAAAGTTTGCCGAGTCCGCGATCCCAAAGGCATGAACCTCCCCTAGCTGAATCAGTTTCGCGGCTACACTCCATACATCCGTCGAGTCCACACGATGCGGCTGAATGATGTGGCGCTTCCAGGTGTTACCGTGCATTTGCAGCGACATCCCATTTGCATCAAAGGAATCGGTATCATCGACGGTGAAGCCACTTGGTTCAATATCTTCTCCGGGGATTGACATCAAGACGGGTACGTTTGCAAATGACAGTATGGTATCGGGAGCAAGTACCGGCGGTGGCGCATCAATCGGGTCCACTCGAAAGTACCCAAAGTCGAAGAGACCCTCTGAATCATGGTGAACGTAGAACGTGTCGCTTGTTATCGACAACGTGTCCAGATTGGACATGTCCAACGCGGTGCTGA encodes:
- a CDS encoding CapA family protein, which produces MHLTMNRTPYLVPRLITFVAVALVSTLMAQERYPFGRLDEQSTTLSILRTEDGFSLHWNNVDTLHFWCVTFSTALDMSNLDTLSITSDTFYVHHDSEGLFDFGYFRVDPIDAPPPVLAPDTILSFANVPVLMSIPGEDIEPSGFTVDDTDSFDANGMSLQMHGNTWKRHIIQPHRVDSTDVWSVAAKLIQLGEVHAFGIADSANFLYYVFWGKEAPQSLNWITTYEGYFDSLEWVDFLLPVGEDWQGRFGYAPNITELRFVNDNDTVSIDGVVRYDEIRDVTNALPLVPHVEFSWTRLPDSEPDSFRIAFRSFIYDLDSPELRLNWDFGDGSRSAQINPEHSFRSNGRYPVTLSVSAQDGRCVWLTQAIVDSPVTESREAWFSFTGDVILGRGYENNNGIIESWGVDTIFAPTLQWTGEADLCCMNLECPFTTATVRHPTKGIVFKSRPENVAGLVNAGVDFVTLANNHVYDYLEAGMLETMAVLDSVGIVHNGSGMNDELARQVRFLSHDGISFAMLSFSDRTGSYNNVQPFLDAGRSRPGFAMWNRAAIDATVSEAAALSDYVIINTHSGSEYSLEPLLNGPSDIFDPLGDEDMLFELIPDTLERQIRQYAIDMGAELVIAHHPHIIQGFEVYNGKLIAHSLGNFVFDLNYAETMPSLVLRTHFDGADGVDQAIVHPVYINHWIPQPARGDLARNILDYESEMSRRLNTWLIRPAGADSAFVVFDTASVNRVSSDMIDTVELRQEGSWFTSAPFKLSADGYVQSVVVQNGAGWQVRFGRERLYSGNKEDEGASDWLLNSADETYDSTTFRSGARSIRLRRTFPNPQNVVCNNEYRLPISPFQTYSVCGWIRTQNANNALLQAQYWSGRSGGTAISIEDIGTGLNGTSDWVFRDAQLIVPANAYFVVIREVLNTPPSGTGYAWFDDIALVQWDAWSDAPASAAFPNDYHYVQVRNSVNHGTAIIEYTVDNIGIAELEAQIDLR